The proteins below come from a single Arthrobacter sp. zg-Y1171 genomic window:
- a CDS encoding ABC transporter permease — protein MNDELTVPGRSGSLGDILRHRFLLKLLVSKELKVRYRGSVLGLLWSYVKPGVQFVVFYVALGVFMGLEESPRNPDGLANYAIYLFSGIVLINFFTEALGNASRSIVGNGGLIKKIYLPRQLFPVASVWVSGVHFVPQILILLVACLFNGWRPSLLQLAAAGAGFIIVGMLATGLGLLFGAVNVYFRDAENLVDMLLMIATWASPVLYSWNMVQRELGETFFNVYQLNPITVAVETFHFAFWLPTTDGAEAIPPHLLSVWIPIALVVSAALLLIGQLVFRRLEGRFAQEL, from the coding sequence ATGAATGACGAGCTCACCGTACCGGGGCGGAGCGGAAGCCTCGGGGATATCCTGAGGCACCGTTTCCTGCTCAAGCTCCTGGTATCCAAGGAACTCAAGGTCAGGTACCGGGGATCGGTGCTGGGGCTTCTCTGGTCCTACGTCAAACCGGGCGTCCAGTTCGTTGTCTTCTACGTCGCCCTTGGTGTTTTCATGGGCTTGGAAGAGAGCCCCCGCAACCCCGACGGGCTCGCGAACTACGCCATCTACCTCTTCTCCGGCATCGTGCTGATCAACTTCTTCACCGAAGCCCTGGGGAATGCGTCGCGGTCCATCGTGGGGAACGGCGGATTGATCAAGAAGATCTACCTGCCGCGGCAGCTGTTCCCCGTGGCATCAGTGTGGGTCTCGGGCGTCCATTTCGTTCCGCAGATCCTGATCCTCCTCGTGGCGTGCCTTTTCAACGGCTGGAGGCCCTCCCTGCTGCAGTTGGCGGCCGCCGGTGCGGGGTTCATCATCGTGGGAATGCTCGCCACCGGACTGGGGCTGCTCTTCGGTGCGGTGAACGTCTACTTCCGCGACGCGGAGAACCTGGTGGACATGTTGCTCATGATCGCAACATGGGCCTCGCCGGTGCTGTATTCGTGGAACATGGTCCAGAGAGAGCTGGGGGAGACGTTCTTCAATGTCTACCAGCTGAACCCGATCACCGTGGCCGTGGAAACCTTCCACTTCGCCTTCTGGCTTCCCACCACCGACGGTGCGGAGGCGATTCCGCCGCACCTGTTGTCCGTGTGGATACCTATCGCCCTGGTTGTATCGGCAGCTCTACTGCTGATCGGCCAGCTCGTCTTCCGTCGCCTTGAAGGCCGTTTCGCGCAGGAGCTGTGA
- a CDS encoding ABC transporter ATP-binding protein yields the protein MANAIEVHNVSKQFVLRHTRSMKEAFVWLVKGRKGDLSEKFHALKGVSLDIEQGETVALLGLNGSGKSTLLKHISGVMRPDSGTVGTRGRVAGLIEVGAGFHHDLSGRDNVYLNGAILGMTEDEINSKFDSIVEFSEIGQFIDTEVKFYSSGMYLRLAFSVAVHTDPEVFLVDEILAVGDEPFQRKCIDKIKQLAGEGKTLVVVSHDLDLVSRICERGVLLEHGEVIMDGPVRDVVDRLRGIDG from the coding sequence GTGGCAAACGCCATCGAAGTACATAACGTAAGCAAGCAGTTTGTTTTGCGGCACACCCGCTCCATGAAGGAAGCCTTCGTCTGGCTGGTCAAGGGCCGCAAAGGCGACCTTTCCGAAAAGTTCCATGCGCTCAAGGGTGTTTCCCTCGACATCGAGCAGGGCGAGACGGTGGCATTGCTGGGCCTGAACGGCTCCGGCAAGTCCACCCTGCTGAAGCACATATCGGGTGTTATGCGCCCGGACAGCGGAACCGTGGGAACCCGCGGCCGCGTGGCCGGCCTGATCGAGGTGGGGGCAGGCTTCCACCACGACCTCAGCGGCAGGGACAACGTCTACCTGAACGGCGCGATTCTCGGGATGACCGAGGACGAGATCAATTCGAAGTTCGATTCCATCGTGGAGTTCTCGGAAATCGGCCAGTTCATCGATACCGAGGTGAAGTTCTATTCCTCCGGCATGTATCTCAGGCTGGCGTTTTCCGTCGCGGTCCACACGGATCCCGAGGTGTTCCTCGTGGACGAGATCCTCGCCGTGGGCGACGAACCGTTCCAGCGGAAATGCATCGACAAGATCAAGCAGCTGGCGGGGGAGGGCAAGACCCTCGTAGTGGTCAGCCATGACCTCGACCTGGTGTCCCGGATCTGTGAGCGCGGCGTGCTGCTTGAACACGGCGAAGTGATCATGGACGGGCCGGTACGCGACGTCGTCGACCGCCTGCGCGGTATTGACGGGTGA
- a CDS encoding NAD-dependent epimerase/dehydratase family protein, with amino-acid sequence MSFVITGGNGFLGWHTRVLAHSLGESCVSIGLGDRFNREEAVSALAGADTLVHIAGVNRGTDEEVAEGNLLFATQLEDVLAAAGPSLKTVVYANSVQQGNGTVYGQAKADAGRTLAAAAARAGAEFKDIVLPNLFGEHGVPFYNSVVATFCHLTAAGETPTVQDDKVLTLLHAQDAAELLLGVRPQAEQQQVEVQCSVSGLLERIQAMAAAYETGTIPRLDSDFERNLFNTYRSFLTGDGLPRVLELKTDPRGSFVELIRSEGGEGQSSFSTTKPGITRGQHYHRHKIERFVVMSGTGEIAMRRMFSDEVVRYSVNGEQPVAIDMPTMWSHNITNVGPNELYTAFWVNEIFDPASPDTFPEEV; translated from the coding sequence ATGAGTTTCGTAATCACGGGCGGCAACGGCTTTCTCGGCTGGCACACCCGCGTCTTGGCCCACAGCCTGGGCGAGTCCTGCGTCAGCATCGGCCTGGGCGACAGGTTCAATCGGGAAGAGGCCGTTTCCGCTCTTGCCGGGGCGGACACCCTGGTTCACATCGCCGGTGTAAACCGGGGTACGGACGAAGAAGTAGCCGAGGGAAATCTCCTGTTTGCTACTCAGCTCGAGGACGTCCTCGCGGCCGCCGGCCCGTCGCTGAAAACGGTTGTGTATGCCAACTCGGTGCAGCAGGGAAACGGCACTGTCTACGGGCAGGCCAAGGCCGACGCCGGCCGGACCCTCGCCGCAGCGGCGGCCCGGGCGGGGGCCGAGTTCAAGGACATCGTGCTGCCCAATCTGTTCGGCGAGCACGGGGTGCCCTTCTACAACTCAGTCGTGGCGACCTTCTGCCACCTGACCGCAGCAGGTGAAACGCCCACTGTGCAGGATGACAAAGTGCTGACGCTCCTGCACGCACAGGACGCTGCGGAGCTTCTCCTGGGCGTACGGCCGCAGGCGGAGCAGCAGCAGGTGGAAGTGCAGTGTTCCGTGAGCGGCTTGCTGGAACGTATCCAGGCCATGGCTGCGGCATACGAGACAGGGACCATCCCCCGGCTGGACTCGGATTTCGAGCGCAACCTCTTTAATACCTACCGTTCCTTCCTTACCGGCGACGGCCTGCCGCGCGTGCTGGAACTCAAGACGGACCCGCGCGGGTCCTTTGTCGAACTGATCCGCTCGGAAGGCGGAGAAGGACAGAGTTCCTTCTCCACCACCAAACCGGGGATTACCCGCGGGCAGCACTACCACCGGCACAAGATTGAGCGGTTTGTGGTCATGTCGGGCACCGGCGAGATCGCCATGCGCCGAATGTTCTCGGATGAGGTCGTTCGATATTCTGTAAACGGAGAACAGCCTGTTGCCATAGACATGCCGACAATGTGGTCGCACAACATTACGAACGTCGGACCCAACGAGCTCTACACAGCATTCTGGGTCAACGAAATCTTTGATCCCGCATCACCCGATACCTTCCCGGAGGAAGTATGA
- a CDS encoding glycosyltransferase: protein MSSETIDETGYLPGITTARPGRDDSGLRILQRVVLPNDKDLDTLPLYIDSDTGKGGLDENSTRKRSVAPSGRQLHPEDILGRSSVRVRPGERLSFGSYFNAFPASYWRRWTTVESVILRVSTVGEGTVVVYKSNARGAAQRVESRQVTGSGTCDFELTLAPFGDGGWYWFDLIADSEGMELESADWSAVSDKPAGSITLGVTTFNRPDYCLNTIKAIQGDDGVLAILDELIIVDQGNQKVADEAGFSDVAAAMGSQLRIINQGNLGGSGGFARNMSETVKAGRSDYVMLLDDDIVLETEGILRAAAFADMCRKPTIVGGHMFDMYNKSVLNAYAEVVNQYRFRWGPVDGLANHDFALEGLRSSSILHRRWDADYNGWWMCLIPTQIIREIGLSLPVFIKWDDAEYSLRARSMGYATVSLPGAAVWHVSWADKDDSVDWQAYFHERNRLIATLLHSPYAKGGRILRESMNTDVKHLFSMQYYPQKARLMALRDVLQGPEKLHESLPAMMPQLRAMRSEYTDSVVKQEPSAFPEPHMRKPPKKPISTKSPSLAGLIPWAAKTVLKQAVIPPAAESREKPQLVVANQDSKWWVLSKLDSAIVSNADGTGASWYQRDPKKVRSMLSEAAMLKAKLFADWEELSARYRDALPDITSMEAWQKTFDENPGD from the coding sequence GTGAGCAGCGAGACAATAGACGAGACGGGCTACCTTCCCGGTATCACGACGGCGCGTCCGGGTCGCGACGACTCCGGGCTGCGGATCCTGCAGCGGGTCGTATTGCCCAATGACAAGGACCTCGACACCTTGCCGCTCTACATCGACAGCGACACGGGCAAGGGCGGCCTGGACGAAAACTCCACCCGGAAGCGCAGCGTCGCTCCTTCCGGCCGCCAGCTGCATCCCGAGGACATCCTCGGCCGTTCGTCGGTCCGCGTCCGTCCCGGAGAGCGCCTTTCCTTCGGCTCCTACTTCAACGCGTTCCCGGCCAGCTACTGGCGCCGCTGGACAACCGTGGAGAGCGTCATCCTGCGCGTATCCACAGTCGGTGAAGGCACGGTAGTCGTCTACAAGTCCAACGCCCGTGGCGCGGCCCAGCGGGTGGAATCCCGCCAGGTAACCGGCTCCGGCACGTGCGATTTCGAGCTCACGCTTGCACCGTTCGGCGACGGCGGCTGGTACTGGTTCGACCTCATCGCCGATTCCGAGGGAATGGAGCTGGAGTCCGCGGACTGGAGCGCCGTCTCCGACAAGCCCGCCGGCAGCATCACGCTTGGTGTTACCACGTTCAACCGCCCGGACTACTGCCTCAACACCATCAAGGCGATCCAGGGCGACGACGGCGTCCTGGCGATCCTGGACGAACTGATCATTGTGGACCAGGGCAACCAGAAGGTTGCAGACGAGGCCGGGTTCAGCGACGTTGCGGCTGCGATGGGCAGCCAGCTGCGCATCATCAACCAGGGCAACCTGGGCGGGTCCGGCGGGTTCGCCCGGAACATGAGCGAGACCGTGAAGGCCGGACGCTCCGACTACGTGATGCTGCTCGACGACGACATTGTCCTCGAGACCGAAGGCATCCTGCGGGCCGCCGCCTTCGCGGACATGTGCCGGAAGCCCACCATCGTGGGCGGGCACATGTTCGACATGTACAACAAGTCGGTGCTCAACGCCTACGCCGAGGTAGTCAACCAGTACCGCTTCCGGTGGGGTCCGGTGGACGGCCTGGCCAACCACGACTTCGCACTCGAAGGCCTGCGGTCCTCCTCCATCCTGCACCGCCGCTGGGATGCCGACTACAACGGCTGGTGGATGTGCCTCATTCCGACCCAGATCATCAGGGAAATCGGATTGTCGCTGCCGGTCTTCATCAAGTGGGACGACGCCGAGTACTCCCTGCGTGCACGGTCAATGGGCTACGCCACGGTTTCCCTTCCCGGTGCTGCGGTCTGGCACGTTTCCTGGGCCGACAAGGATGACTCCGTCGACTGGCAGGCGTATTTCCACGAACGCAACCGACTGATTGCAACGCTGCTGCACTCTCCGTACGCCAAGGGCGGCCGGATCCTGCGCGAAAGCATGAACACGGACGTCAAGCACCTGTTCTCGATGCAGTACTACCCGCAGAAGGCCCGTCTCATGGCCCTGCGGGACGTACTCCAAGGCCCTGAGAAGCTGCACGAATCCCTGCCTGCCATGATGCCCCAGCTTCGTGCCATGCGGTCCGAATACACGGACAGCGTTGTCAAGCAGGAGCCCTCGGCCTTCCCCGAGCCGCACATGCGCAAGCCGCCGAAGAAGCCCATCAGCACCAAGTCGCCTTCCCTGGCCGGCCTGATTCCGTGGGCAGCCAAAACGGTCCTGAAGCAGGCGGTCATTCCGCCCGCCGCCGAATCGCGGGAAAAGCCGCAGCTCGTCGTCGCCAATCAGGACAGCAAATGGTGGGTTCTCTCCAAGCTGGACAGCGCAATCGTGTCCAATGCCGACGGTACGGGTGCCTCCTGGTATCAGCGTGACCCGAAAAAGGTCCGCAGCATGCTTTCCGAGGCTGCGATGCTGAAGGCGAAGCTCTTCGCAGACTGGGAAGAGCTCAGTGCACGGTACCGCGACGCCCTCCCGGACATTACGTCCATGGAAGCGTGGCAGAAGACCTTCGATGAGAACCCCGGTGACTAG
- a CDS encoding DUF6541 family protein codes for MSWWSEVPLFLATAGLFLIPGLLVAWLSGVRGFPLFAFAPALTVTLVSVGAVLAPLAGLNWIVGVGLLTVVTAGIAFAVQRWRGDAVGRPARDWANTAALVFAVAVAFFLIGRRLLFVYGEPDAFSQTFDNVFHLNAIRYIMETGAASTFDVGRMAGNSYYPAAWHDMVALLVEFTSAGIPVAVNAVNFFSAAVVWPLGCIYLVRQLFGRSIVLTLLTGVLSAAFGNFPLLMLDHGVLNPNVLAIALLPVVFGAAINALGLSSEVHYSPTIRWLLLLAMIPGMTLSHPSTTMALLAMLVPAAFALAFRRTVTVPADVPAEGQGSRTRAAKLWPWVGVAAYIGAVAYLWTVARPLEAASTWVPIQSTGQAIGEAVSGTALGRPVTWTVFILTAAGLAFLFAQRGTRWIGAVYVVIAGFYVVVSSFPQEDLRMYLTGVWYNDSPRLAALIPVVAVPVAAYGGWKLLAWLAGLPLVAAGVDRIRHATFGKPAYGAVAVVAAVALVGASTYLTQKDNIRDAAESAQRSYLLTPESGLITTDELELLNRLDEEVPEDAVLTGNPWTGTSLAYALADRRTLQLHLLATYGDDVDIIYNHLRDASTDPEVCPAIESTSVDYVLDFGRQEVHGYDHGFVGLQNLEETGTVRLVDQAGDAKLYEITACK; via the coding sequence GTGTCCTGGTGGTCCGAAGTCCCACTGTTTTTGGCGACCGCGGGATTGTTCCTCATTCCTGGGCTGCTGGTTGCGTGGCTGAGCGGCGTCCGCGGCTTTCCCCTCTTCGCGTTTGCGCCGGCGCTGACCGTCACGCTGGTCTCGGTGGGGGCGGTGCTGGCACCCCTGGCCGGACTCAACTGGATAGTGGGCGTTGGTCTCTTGACGGTGGTCACCGCAGGGATTGCGTTTGCCGTTCAACGGTGGCGTGGAGACGCTGTCGGCCGCCCGGCCCGGGACTGGGCCAATACAGCTGCCCTGGTCTTTGCCGTAGCCGTGGCATTCTTCCTGATCGGCCGCAGGCTGCTTTTCGTCTACGGGGAGCCGGACGCTTTCTCCCAGACCTTCGATAATGTCTTCCACCTCAACGCGATCCGCTACATCATGGAAACCGGCGCGGCGTCGACCTTCGATGTCGGACGGATGGCCGGGAACTCCTATTACCCAGCCGCATGGCACGACATGGTGGCGCTTTTGGTTGAGTTCACCTCTGCCGGGATCCCCGTAGCGGTCAATGCCGTCAATTTCTTCTCTGCCGCCGTTGTATGGCCGCTGGGATGCATCTATCTAGTCCGGCAGCTCTTCGGCCGCAGCATCGTACTGACGCTGCTTACCGGCGTATTGTCCGCAGCCTTCGGCAATTTCCCGCTGCTGATGCTTGACCACGGCGTCCTGAACCCCAACGTCCTGGCAATTGCGTTGCTCCCGGTGGTCTTCGGCGCAGCGATCAACGCGCTGGGCCTGTCCAGCGAAGTGCACTACAGCCCGACGATCCGGTGGCTGCTGCTGCTGGCCATGATCCCTGGCATGACCCTCTCCCATCCAAGTACCACAATGGCCTTGCTGGCGATGCTGGTCCCTGCTGCTTTTGCTTTGGCCTTCCGGCGGACGGTGACGGTACCTGCCGATGTACCTGCCGAAGGGCAGGGCAGCCGGACGCGGGCCGCCAAGCTCTGGCCCTGGGTCGGGGTGGCAGCCTACATCGGTGCCGTCGCTTACCTCTGGACCGTGGCGCGTCCACTGGAAGCCGCGTCGACCTGGGTTCCCATCCAGTCCACCGGCCAGGCCATAGGCGAGGCAGTCTCGGGCACGGCCCTGGGCCGGCCGGTTACCTGGACCGTGTTTATCCTTACCGCGGCCGGACTGGCATTCCTGTTTGCGCAGCGGGGAACCCGCTGGATTGGCGCCGTGTACGTCGTCATTGCCGGCTTTTACGTTGTGGTCTCATCCTTCCCGCAGGAGGACCTGCGGATGTACCTGACCGGTGTCTGGTACAACGATTCTCCCCGCCTCGCAGCGCTGATCCCGGTGGTGGCGGTTCCCGTGGCCGCCTACGGCGGCTGGAAGCTGCTGGCGTGGCTGGCCGGACTTCCCCTCGTTGCTGCCGGCGTGGACCGGATCCGGCATGCGACGTTCGGCAAGCCCGCTTACGGGGCCGTGGCCGTTGTTGCTGCAGTTGCCCTTGTCGGGGCCAGCACCTACCTCACGCAGAAGGACAACATCCGCGACGCAGCGGAGTCGGCTCAGCGCAGCTACCTCCTAACCCCGGAGTCCGGCCTCATTACAACGGACGAACTCGAACTCCTCAATCGGTTGGATGAAGAGGTGCCGGAAGATGCAGTCCTGACCGGCAATCCCTGGACCGGAACTTCGCTGGCTTACGCCCTTGCGGACCGCAGGACCCTCCAGCTGCACCTCCTCGCGACATATGGAGACGACGTCGACATCATCTACAACCACCTGCGCGATGCCTCGACGGATCCGGAGGTATGCCCGGCAATCGAATCCACGAGTGTGGACTACGTCCTGGACTTCGGCAGGCAGGAAGTCCACGGCTACGACCACGGCTTCGTCGGGCTCCAGAACCTGGAAGAGACCGGCACAGTTCGGCTGGTCGACCAGGCCGGAGACGCGAAGCTGTATGAAATAACGGCCTGCAAATAG